Genomic window (Eublepharis macularius isolate TG4126 chromosome 6, MPM_Emac_v1.0, whole genome shotgun sequence):
ctttggtgtcgtggtgaagagcagcaggactctaatccggagaggcaggtttgattccccattcctccgcttggagccagctgggtgaccttgggtcagtcacagctctctcagagctctctcggctctacccacctcactgggtgattgttgtggggataataataacacactttgtaaaccactctgagtgggtgctaagttgtcctgaagggcagtatataaattgaatgttgttgttatgtatgaCTGATGGTCTAAAAGTCAGGTCAGAAAATCTAAACCCAACAAGTGAAAAATCATAATGTTTAGTTGGGCTCTAAGGAACCTCTGGaccccagtgctaggaggcaacctgggaaggccttggcctctgctcCCCGTTCATTGGCTTCCCAGGGCAGCTGGTTTGCTACTGTGTAAAAGAGGATGCCGAACTAGACGGACCACtgatggtccatctagttcagagttcttcttatgttcttaagaagaacatttgatttaaaaataGAAGCAGGAACAAATACTTAGATAAGTATGTGGTCTGACGTGCACATTTGGCCAAACGTGTTGAACAGAAGAATTACTCAAAATGCATACAAACCAAAAATCTTGTATATACGATGCCTAGATTGTACACGCATTTACTGTAACATGAGTACAGGGAGTATGTTAATCCCATCAAAAGCCTTTAGATAAAGCCTGCACTGGGGAGGTGTAAGTAACGCTGAAGTCCATGTGGTCTCTTGACCAGATATCCAAAGACAGGAGGACAGGACAATTAATTTCTTTGGGAGATAACACTCGATactatagaatcataggattggaaatGTCatagacctccagggtcatctagtccaacccttcctgccctcccttccatGATCTTTTTGGGGCCCcagcatcagcattgctgtcagatggccatctagcttctgcttaaaaacctatGCAGATCTCAAACTCTTATTTTTAATGTACAAACTGGAATTCTGTCAAGGTCGCTTTGGTTAGCCTTCCAAAGAAATGAGCGTACCTTCAAAAACAAGGGAAGAGAGTCTTGTCGATTGTATGCATCTGTAAGGACAAACCAAATTCTCTGTAGCAATGACATAAGGAAGGTTAGCCATTACTCTGAAGACGTTCCCTAGGACTTGCCACTGAACAGAACAAGGGttttaaaaatggctgctgtctagctccaagCAAGCAAGACAAACCTTAATCTCTACCATTAACGTTAGGATTTCttcacagacagaaaaaaaaatcagtcgtTTTAACTGTTACTGTACCATGGCACCAAGCGAAGGGGATGAATTCCATTGGTTAACTGTGCTGAGGAAACAAGTGGATTACCTGGATTctgggggtgagggatctccGCTGCTGCTGTTTGCACTTCTGCTTGGGCTTGATTTAGCCATTACTGCTAAAAAGAGCTAAATGTGATCTAGGAGGCACTCAGCAGTGACTACCTGGGGATCTCGGGTGCTGGGGGATATGATTAATTAAATGTGGCAATCCAGGAAGAGGGAAATTGGTCTGTGAATAAACACGTCTGCGTGCAAAGTGGGTCCCGGTGCAAAGCCAGCGGTGGCTGAGAGGAGCCCGAGGCACTGAGAGCCGCGTCATCGGAGACTGCAGCATGGCAAAGAAATAAGCATGGCAGGCTGAGGACGCAGGTACGCATCCCTCACCAAGGAAGCGATGACACACCGAAGTCCAGAAAGCCCAGAGGCCTTTCCCCCGGGGGAGTTACATAGGAGCTATACACTTCATAAGAATGGAAACTCTCTTAAGGCCCCTCCCTGCTAACCATTGGGAACTGTGGCTTCAAGCAATGGAAGATTGAAAATGCAGCTGCAGTGTGTGAAGGAAGATGCTTGCGTACTTTGGATGAGTGCAATCGGGGGTGCTTCACAGTTACTTGTGGGTGCTTACCCTTGTATGTGCAAGCGTATGCCTCAATAGTCAAGAGCATCCATTGCCATGAATTTCTCTATACGTGAGACACAGCTCCCCTAGAAGCTGGCCACTCGAGTGCATTTGGCTGATGGGTTCGTGCTGTCTCGCTTGCCTTCATCTGGCTCTGAATTGCTATCTGCACCAATCACCCTCCGTAGGGTTCCCCCCACCACTTGAGAATGCTGGCCCATAGCTATGCACATATGTGAGTCTGCTGCTCACTGCATTGCTTTAGTGATGGCATCAGCAGGGACTGGCTGTCTGCAGATGTGCAACAAGATCGTCTTTGGAGATTTAACAAAAAGGCGGTATGATGATAAAGAAACAGAGGAAACCCCGCCAATTCCAGGGTGAAGAGAAGGCAAAATAAACAAGCCCGTTTTCTCAGCGCCTCTGCTCGCTGCAAGCATTTTCCCCAGGCTGTGAAGGACATTCCCAAGGCCTCCTGCTTGGAAGGATTCCATGAAGCTCATTCATGCCCCCCCCAATTTGAGTTCTTTTGTCCACAAGAGAGGAACAATCTGCAGAGGGATTTAAAGTCTCACTAGTTCCAATGACTGTTTCTTGTGGGCCAAAGGCCATCCTCTCTCCTCTGCAGAGAGCCGCCTCCTCGAGAGAAAGGCCGCggacaaaatgcagcagcaagcaggaggaATTTGCGCTCCCACCCAGTGTGCCCAGTCTTCCACACTGCCTCCTTTCTCCCGGGAGTCCTTCCCTCTCCCAAAGGCAAAAGGGACAGCTCCTTTGAGGGGGCCTGGTGAATATTTAACATCCCCAAGCTGCTTGGCTGCCTGCATTTCTCTTTCTGTCCATCAAGCAAAAAACTAGGTCATTTAATTCTCGCCATCCCAGTTGGGCAACTGCAGAGGTTTAAGTTTTAATAGCCAAAGTGAGACGTAGAACAAGAAAACCTGGGGTCTACCTGAGCAGTTCTTGCTATACCCTAAGCATGTTGCccgagagaaaaagagagacgtTACCTGTCTCAAGGACTGCAGCTCAGCATGGCTCACAAAGATGTTCCTACGCAATTTCCCAGTGATGCCTTTAAAaatggcctcttggcgctgtccGTCAACGGGTCCAAGTATCTGGCCAAAGTTGCAGTGGCAATCTTTGCACTGAAGTCCACTGGATACTGGATCATGTTCCATCTTTGCCAAGGAAGACACTCAGTCGTGGCTGCTTCCATTTCAGTAcatgtatgtatttattcatttgggTTTTGTTCACCAGTACAGTGAAAAATGGCATTAAAATTTACAATGGGTCATTCTTTGAATGTCATGACAATTTTTTTTGCTTCGTTGTCTTCATAAAATGTCATTGTATATTATTGAAAAGAGGATGGTTTCTCATGCACAACGGACAAGAataagcttcttttaaaaaattaaattaaattaaagtacaaaattaaaaacaactcTGAACATCCTCTCCTAAGAAAGAGGCATCAAATAACCAGCAAGTTATCTGAACACATTCATAAACAGTGcaatattattttttttctaaattcatCATATTCCTACAAAGTCCATCAACAAAGCCATTGATCACAGTATAAGACTCTTAAATACATTTCTTGTTAACGATGATGTGTGCAAAACCTGAAACACATTCAAGAAGTCCTGTCCAATACTGATATATAATTAAAGAGAGAACCTTCTATTTGAATATACCTGCCTTCCCGTGGGAAATCCATCTTATAAGATCTCATCTGTCTGTCttatgggaaaaaaatacaaacaatCTTTTGATGCAACGTTCTGACATTAGACATTAGCAGATTGTTGTTAACAAATATTCagatataaaaatacaaatatgAGGAGTTCCTGTTAAAAAGAAGCGTGCCATAGTGGGGGGTGACTAGTGGCACCAAGACGTGGCACCAAGACCAGGAAGCTCATGCAAAAAAGATGGAGCAAAAATGTCTCTCGACAGCAAAAACAATCACTGTCTTTTAGATTATAGTCCATCCACGTCAGAACCTCTGTCTTCCACTCAGCACTGCTGGCTTTGGGGTTGCTTCCAAACTGCTGGTATTTTTGCAAACTGCTTGGGGTTTCAGGGTGGGATGGGGGGTATTGTATATAACAGAATGGCTGTGGGTTGGAAATACAAGAGAGATTACAGCAAACACGATGAACCGGTTACATTTagagaagtgtgtgtgtatgtatgcaaTTCTATGTCTGTGTAGGTATCAGCTACACAGCcaaccccccccctcaaaagtGAAAGGTGTAAAGTGCATTGCTAAAGGAGACCCCCCCACACCTAAAAACGGAGAGCACTGGGCGATCCCATGGCTCAGAGCTCTCAGAGAAACAGCACCTTCGTATCGTGGCATGGGGGTCACCCAAGACAAAAGGGGAAATTTTCTGCTAAGGATTGGacagaaaggagggggaaaggggggcaggAGAGAACGTTCGGACAGGCGGAATAATAAACAGCCGCCCCAGCATAGGCGCAGGGCGGGATGGTGCAATGGTCAATCTCCGCGGCAAAGCGCGTCGGCGGAGGTGGTGCTGAAATGGACAGCTCCCCAGCGGCGAGCGCGTCAGAAGATGGTGCTGGAAGGAGAGCGCTTGGCGCGCCGGGCGGTGGTGCTGAAACGGACAGCTCCCCAAGGCGCCAGAGCTCCGCGCCGCGAAAGGCAGCTCCTTCTGGAAGGATTCTGGAATATGCAACTCCGGGGTTGGGCGTCGTGCGTTAGTAAATCAGGACAGAGACGGGTGACACGATCTCTTGGTCCCTTTTTTCTCTCGGTTGGGTGCAGAGGAGGGTGAGATGACCCCCATCGGTTACCTCTTCGGTTTGGGGtctgggttgggggtggagggtgtCGCCAGCAGCCTCATCTCCTTCCTTTGCTTTCCTTGTTGTTCACAGTCCCAACAAACATGCACAGCCAAAAGTGCTTTAAAAATTCAGTGATCAGTCTGCAGCTGGGTGCAGGCGCCTCGGTTGCTGGTTTATACCCCGGAAGGCGACTTGTCTGTCATCCCCTTCAGGACCTCGTCTATTCTATCATCTTCGATCACAACTGCAGGGACGAGAGAACAACACACACCACAACGTCAGAGTGGAAAGGGGGAAGGAAACGGGGGAGATCGGCCTCCCCGTGGGGATGCTGAGGGTCTTTGCTTCTCGGGCTCgatgccacccacccacccaatctcctccctcccttcctctccccttctAACAACTGGTAGTGAAATCTGCTCCGAAAAAAATGGCTCCCCGTCCATTTCCAGATGGTTGCCGGGGAGCGCGGAGCCCGCTAAGGTGATTAAAGAGTGAGCACCGCCAGTGGAACGTGCAAAAGGAGCTGAACTGGGAGGCGCGAACTGGGGGAGCGCCTCCAGTGCCCGGCGCTGGGCGCGCTGCTTCTAAGGGAGATAGGTAGAACTGGGCGGCAAAGGGGTCAGATCGGAGCCCAGCTGCCTATAAAAATGGGGAtcttggccggggggggggcttagggGACCATCATGGAAAACaatctcctttctccccccccccccctgcgctgGAACTTCCTGCAGCAACCGGGCTCGGAGATCTGGTTGCTGCGCCAGGCAGACAGATGCGCGCACGCAAAAGCGAAAGAGGCTCAGGTTAACCCGAAGGACCCATTGTGGGAACCCAGCACTCCGGGGAAGTGAAGCGCCTGTCCATTATCTATAGCAGCCGGTAGGGAAAGGGAGCCGAGGTGcccggggaaggggggggggcatggacgAACTGAAGCCGAAGGGCCAGGCTTACCTCTCTTGGCTCTGCCAATCTGGCCCAGCTTGGGTGGCCTCTTGGACTGGTTGCCccaggagttggtgtcctggagGCGGCAGCTGAAGGAAATCTCGCTGACTTCCGAGTCGGTGCCATAGCGAGCCACTTTCTCGTCGCTGTAGGGCAGGATCTCAGACATGCTGGCGGCTCTGTCCGTTCCCCCGGGgctccacagagaaaggaagggagagaggaagagaaggagctgGAAGTCCAGGGCGGGCAGGAGAGGGTCCGTGCTCAACGGGAGCCGGCCAACGGGTGCGCAGCCCAGCAGCCTCGGCGAGCGTCTGAGCAGAGCGCTTGGGACAGCCCTACATCATAAAGGAAACCCAGGCGGAAGGATGAAGTCATGCATCCGGGGCTGAGCGGGCCGGGCTCCTGCGAGGGGAAGGTCCTCCCCCAgctggctctcctctcctccccatcTTTAGTGGCAGGGAAGGGGGGCGGTGACATCAAGAGGCGAGGATGGAATGATAATAAGGTTGCAGTAAAACCCGCGAGGGGCCCTTagggagacaggcaggcaggagaaaggggctcttCTTGGGCATCCCATCAGCAGCATCCCGGGAGCTGGACCCCTGCGGAGCGTGGCTTGCGCTCCACACCGTCTGCACATCCCCTTGGGGAACCTCCGTGGCTGCCGGGAGCTGCTGAACCCCGGCATCCTCCCCTCCAGCCGTCACTATAATTCCCCTCTTCGGCAACGTGTAGTCCCTCTTCGACGTCTCTTGTTCTTAGCTGGTCAGAATCGGAACTTCGTTTGAGCTTTGAGAAGAAGAGggtgcttctgagcatgtgcagagccgGGATTAATTTATTAGGTTTCTTGCCCACCCTCCGAGCCAGTGGGCtgagggcggattacaacattaTATAGCGGTACAATGAATGAAAACAACAATACACAAAGAGAAAATACACAATTTGAGAATTCCAATGCAAAAGTTAAAACCACGATCTCAAATGCAGCGTGTGATAGTTCACCCCAATATAGGAACTTCTCCACGGAATCTGCAACTAGCCAGACTTCTTTGTAATCTAGGGAGCTCCAGCTCCTGAAGGCTGATTCGCACACTCCTCTGATGGCAAACAGACCCAGCGCTGCCACTTTGGAGAGTGAATTAGCCCTGGTTTGTAAAGGAGTCTGAGTTGTTCatcttggatggatggatggatggatggatggatggatggatggatggatggatggatggatcgatcgatcgatcgatcgatcgatcgatcgatcgatcgatcgatggatgttcacagccttggcccagcatacctatgggactgcctccctccctatgcccctccatggcagcttcgctcatctgaacagggtctcctgcaggtgccaggctgcacatggatgaaatcaacagcagcccatacatggctttctctgtggtggcccctaccttatggaacggcctgcctgaggaggtcaggagagcccacaCGCTCCTAGCATTCAGcaaagatgcaaaactgaattattcaaaaaggctttttactcagataggagggctgtattggagggatgggtttttttgcctttctccaTAGCCAACAGTTTGTCAGTGAGTGTGTGCATGTAGGAACTCTAGTGATTCAAGACATATGTCTTGTTGTGGGTATCTGTTCAGTGTCTAGGTGCTCTTATATGATGTGTTTAGCCTTGAAAACACAGAGCCAAGTTTGAGCGCTGTTTAATTTGCTAATTTTCAATGGAGTTAGGATTAGGGTTAGGTTTAACTGACCCCTTGCAATCTCTTTAGGACACCATGGAAGTTGATCTcagtctccctgctgctgcatccTGATCTTTTTCCTTGGCCAGGGTTGAGCAAATGGAGAGTGTCAggttatggatgacaggatagggcagacagatccctgtaccattgcaacaagaagtccaggctcttggttaaatggttttattcagaaatccaatcatttccatatatatgtccatagaattactcagaggcaagaaagcatctaagcagcacacacttccttgataggaatagaaacttgaagaaagtacagctctaaatactcaatcatttcccctctcccacttagACTACAGCTTTGTGcgagaaagggtctgggaatttccTCTAGGGTTTAtgcatcagcctagacaggacaaaaggcataagagtaacctgcaacatttcagacagtgcaaggtcgcttTGGAgagcttcaaaggaaagagataagccagctgtgttctcaggatgcttgtgAAACGAAAGCAATGGTtaaggcatttgcaaaatgacattaaggtacagcattagcaatggttcaccaccTGGAACAATGACatggtacagacatgacagagaGATTGGAGGATCGTTAAAAGTGACGCCGTTTGGGAAAGGATCAGACCCGAGACAGAATTCATCCCCCAAATTCTGTCTGCTGCAGAGATCCAtgtggtggagtggttagagtgttgaattgGGATTTGAGAGACTCAAGTTCCAATTCCTGCTCTGCTGTggtagcttgctgggtgtccttgggccagtcatacactctcagcctaccttacagggttgttgtgcaaataaaatggaggagagaagaatgatgtccGTTGATTTTGGtcctcactgaggagaaaggtgcggtataaagaaagtaaataaaatgaaatcaagaCAGCGGAGGTGAAATACAGCCAGGAACAAAGTGCATTCTGCCCCTGGACCTTGCTTTGTGGTAGAAATTGGAGACGCTGATAAGGAAAAAGTCCACTGAGTATTGAAAAGGCTGAGCTTGGTATGTGTCAAGTTGCTTGTACTGTGAAACTTGTTCTGCAAGCTTGCCAGACTGTGTTGCGTAGTATAACATGCTTGAATGCATAAGCATGTCAAGAATGAGACCAGGCTACAGCCATCCTCCTTGCATggctagttttctacataaagggaGATTAATACATTTAATAAGAAAGATTCTAATTGCTGGCAGCAAACCCAGATGGTGTGCTGTGGTGGTTAGACTGCTGGACTAGGGCAcagagaccaaggtttgaattcctgctcatccatgaagttcactgagtgaccAGGGGTTGGCTGAAAGCcaagcctacctcatagggttgttgtgaggatagagcAGAGGAGAAGTCTGAGCCCCTTGGTAGGATAATAATGAAAAAGGCAGAGAGGTCTTTGCTGCTGTTATGGAGAAGCAGGCGCCAAGTTTTCTCTTCAATTTCCCATCAAGATGTGTCATTTCCCGTAAGATGAATCTCAGGTTTGCTCAACTGATTTACTTGGCTGGTGGTTTTATCAGCAGCCTTGAGCATGAAAAGACAGGGAATGAATGGGACAGACAAACAAACATGACCCTCCCTGCCCCTACAAAAGCAGTAATGAAATTTTGCAGTCTAGCAAGAACGCTTCTTTGAGTTGAGCTGAGCTCTGCTGAGCTGGCCACATTAGAGGGCAGAAAAGAATTTTTTGCTCAGCCAGGTGGGCTAGTGCGgcttgtctgtccccttctgtggCTTGGCTAACTTACCTGAGTCCTCTGGAGCTATTTGCTTTGGAGGGACCCTGATTTAGCAGACCTTCCTCACTCCTTCCTTCTGTTTGTGGTAAATGTCAGGGAAGGGAGCTGCAGAAGATGTAGATAATCTGGGCCTCTGGGCCCTGGGTTTTATACACAAGATACTCGCAGGACCAATGTCGCTCCCACCCCAAATTGCTATGCTGGGCCAGTTCCTATCCTAAGGACAGGAACCTGGCAGCCAAGGGGTTCAATCCAGTCCATATGGAAAGCTCAGCATGGTGTTCGATTCCAAAGAGTTCAAAGATTGCTATCGCAGTGAATGGctaggtgcagggctttttttcagctggaacgcggtggaacggagttccagaacctcttgaaaatggtcacatggctggtggccccgccccctaatctccagacagaggggagtttagattgccctccagggcaatctaaactcccctctgtctggagatcagggggcggggccaccagccatgtgaccattttctccgagggcaacgcaCATCTAGGGGAGATGTTTGGGAGAGCAGATTGGAAGAGAGAgacactttggtgtagtggttgaaaaCGGCAGGACTGTCATCTAgacagcaaggaagaaaaaaaagaggggtgggtgggaggaaaatCCCCAcaaactgaacccaaacaagcaggggaacaaaatagaggggttaagtaaaaacctaaatatatatatatatattagaaagtattAGAATATacattagaaagtatttattatagatgtgcaccaatgtagattaaaaacaagtttaaaacataaggcctgaatggcaggcgacatatatatacaaaaacttgctaaaacatctcattCGTCTCATAtatctcatatatatatatatataaacatcttgctaaaacatctcattcttttatatatatatatatatatatatatatatatatatatatatataaagaatgagatgttttagcaagatgttttatatatataggttgttacttaacccctctattttgttcctctAATCTAGacagccaagtttgattccccattcctctgcttgaagccagctaggtgaccttgggtcagtcacagctctctcagagctctctcagcctcacccacctcacagggtgattgtcatgaggataataacaacacactttgtacactgctttgagtgtggcatcaagttgtcctgaagggcggttgttgctgctgctgctgttatagatGTCAAAGCATCCCATTGTAGACTGTCACTTAATTCCAATATATTTATGTACAGGACAGAAAGGTTATCCAGTTGACAAAAAAAGAAATGCTTGAGACTCAGGGCTGTTGGTCagcggaagagcctctgcttggcatgcaggaagtGTGCCACTTTATTtcaactgcagattgatgaaacacgcccaaatacattggaaaccaagcctcagaatacaatatcaaatgaagagcattgtgtgagtgcagtccttGGTCTGCAGCAACATTGGTATTATACCAAACAATACAAGAGTTTTCGATAAAGCATCCGGAGCATTTCGgtattggtttctgaatgtgtgggtgtgtttgattataaatattgtacagttgaccactgaggaaggcctgagggccgaaacgcgtctggtcCGTCTTTGGGTTGGTCATTGGACTGTATCATCATCTGCATATGGAGAACGTTTTAGCAATTCTTAGCATATGTGTGTAgtctgccattcaggccttatgtttttcactcgtttttaacctatattttgtgcacacTCATAATAAATAGATTCTTGgagtatattttacattttaggttgtaacttgacccctctatctTTTTTCCCGTGGTGGAGACAACACCAGCCCCCTCTGTTTCAGCCCCCCAACATTTCAAGCGCAGTGTCCACACTTGCTCCTCGTAATGATCCTCGTATCAGTCAGCTGATCAATGGTGCCTGGCCCTTTAAGAGGCCCATTCAGCCAGCTGTCTGGCAATCTGCTGTTTGGAAGCTCCACCCTGGGTGCGGGGAAAGGGTATGATGGGCAGAAATGGCTCAGAAGGCACTATTGTTCCTTTACAGGTttgactaacatagctaactcctctggatatataaatcaaatgtttatcatcgtcatcatcaatccagaggagttagccatgttagtctgtagttgtaaaacagtaaaaagtccagtagcatcttaaagactaaccaactttattgaggcataagctttcaagaaccacagctctcttcttcagatgcatcatgCTCCTAGTAATGATCCTCATATCAGTCAGCTGATCATCGGCCAGTCAGCTGATCATGTGTCAATATCAGTCagctgatcaggcatctgatgaagacctgtggttctcgaaagcttatcatcatcatcatcatcatcatcatcatcatcaaaaaatACTATTGGCATTCATCCTAATCTTCTGGAAGAGTGAAGCCATGCATTTTGGCTCCACTTTAGCTATAGTGCTACTTATGTGATGGTCATATAAGATTACCTGCATGAGAATAAACTGTCTATCTGAATAACCAGCTGTTAAAAGATATTCCTACCCAAATGCATTCCATTTCGAATGTGCTTCCCACCCAAAGCAATGGGATGCAGATAGACTGCACTCGCACTCCAGTGTTCATTGGAATGTGCGGCCAAACTACGGCTGTTGTTTTCAGTCCAGCAACTCACACACCCGCTCAAGCCTATTTACTCATGCAAAGATGAATTGGGGCCCTAACAAATATCTAAGCAGGGGAAACATAGTGA
Coding sequences:
- the CAMK2N2 gene encoding calcium/calmodulin-dependent protein kinase II inhibitor 2 — encoded protein: MSEILPYSDEKVARYGTDSEVSEISFSCRLQDTNSWGNQSKRPPKLGQIGRAKRVVIEDDRIDEVLKGMTDKSPSGV